One segment of Lytechinus variegatus isolate NC3 chromosome 13, Lvar_3.0, whole genome shotgun sequence DNA contains the following:
- the LOC121426199 gene encoding uncharacterized protein LOC121426199, with amino-acid sequence MCRLASRMVGFSQPEPFALSEPSLSRRRVVILGDSIVRDLQDYFTHLDIDYELEVLCFPGATVRSLRNRIRELYPHYESSTSDVIIHVGTNNLAHSCWEIEEPRFLNLFNTIREIFRGARISFSCILPRWDCQHLHDLSVIYNNELHTLCRNLNLSTIDLTEDFVDSDDLFTKDFVHLNKVGKAVFAYLLDAHLIHAVHLNNSPSSLTKRTLNVYIPPELKILHPKRRKCLKKPIQNKSVVRKVHQVPRGNTRNRRKVKKPRNAGGGYQYPRKTAAIPPPPELPPNRHIPEKILAWMPYISSNDPRSSKGGLDNLPAQRKLYVREKLKAKRHRQRKHQAVRRRKRKKAKDYNYLEHTTVLCQYSAVGDLPHSPLQVPVLPSCPSDQSDLHPDAPTPDHPQAVKASQSVPTATYASDHVTSRGLFPAPVPSMGLPSEPVQLTDHPPDMAHVRVHVDTPEPLPSTGLPSEKVPSSGRPPDIVHVTTSDPVPSIGIPSEPLQSTDRPPDMAHVATSDLFQSVGIPPEPVQSADRPPDMVLTSSVCNVQITNISLSLG; translated from the exons GTTTTCCCAGCCCGAGCCATTCGCTTTGTCAGAACCATCTTTATCTAGGCGGAGAGTCGTTATATTAGGTGACTCGATTGTTCGAGATTTACAGGATTATTTTACACACCTAGATATAGATTACGAACTTGAAGTTTTATGCTTTCCTGGAGCAACCGTTAGAAGTTTGCGGAACAGAATTAGAGAACTATATCCACATTACGAATCTTCAACGAGCGATGTTATCATCCATGTAGGGACTAACAACTTAGCCCACAGTTGTTGGGAGATTGAGGAGCCTCGTTTTCTCAATCTTTTTAATACCATTAGAGAAATATTCAGAGGAGCACGTATATCTTTCTCATGTATTTTGCCTCGATGGGATTGTCAACACCTACATGATTTGTCCGTTATATATAACAATGAACTTCACACTTTATGTAGAAATTTGAATTTGTCTACGATCGATTTGACTGAGGATTTTGTCGACAGTGATGATCTTTTTACCAAGGACTTCGTTCATTTGAATAAAGTTGGGAAAGCAGTTTTTGCATATTTGTTGGATGCACATTTAATTCATGCCGTCCATTTGAACAATTCCCCCAGCAGCCTTACAAAGAGGACATTGAATGTGTATATTCCTCCTGAACTTAAAATTCTGCATCCTAAGAGAaggaaatgtttgaaaaaaccTATTCAAAACAAGTCAGTTGTAAGGAAGGTTCATCAAGTTCCAAGAGGAAATACACGCAATAGGAGGAAGGTCAAGAAGCCAAGAAATGCTGGAGGGGGGTACCAGTACCCAAGGAAGACTGCAGCGATTCCCCCACCACCTGAACTTCCACCAAATCGGCACATCCCAGAGAAAATTTTGGCATGGATGCCCTACATTTCCTCAAATGATCCACGGTCCTCTAAGGGAGGATTGGACAATCTTCCTGCCCAGAGGAAACTATATGTCCGAGAAAAGTTGAAGGCGAAACGACATAGGCAAAGGAAACATCAAGCTGTTCGTCGGCGCAAGAGGAAGAAG GCCAAGGATTACAATTACTTGGAACACACTACAGTACTCTGTCAATATTCAGCAGTAGGAGATCTTCCACATAGCCCTCTGCAAGTTCCAGTGCTGCCATCATGCCCATCAGATCAATCGG ATCTGCATCCCGATGCACCCACTCCTGATCATCCACAAGCTGTGAAGGCTTCACAGTCTGTCCCAACAGCAACTTACGCGTCAGATCATGTGACTTCACGAGGTCTTTTTCCAGCGCCTGTTCCGTCAATGGGACTTCCTTCAGAGCCGGTGCAATTGACAGATCATCCTCCGGACATGGcacatgtacgtgtacatgtagatacccCAGAGCCTCTTCCGTCAACAGGACTTCCCTCAGAAAAGGTGCCTTCATCAGGTCGTCCTCCAGACATAGTGCATGTGACTACCTCAGACCCTGTTCCTTCAATAGGAATTCCTTCAGAGCCGTTGCAATCGACAGATCGTCCTCCGGACATGGCACATGTAGCTACCTCAGACCTTTTTCAGTCAGTGGGAATTCCTCCAGAGCCGGTGCAGTCGGCAGATCGTCCTCCAGACATGGTTCTCACTAGCAGTGTATGTAATGTACAAATCACAAATATTTCCTTGTCGCTGGGGTGA